A region of the Chloroflexota bacterium genome:
TGACGCACACGATCGTCAAAATCCGTCAGGAGCCGAAGAAGCCGAGCCCGGAGCAGCCATACCTTTCTAGTGTGGCGTACCGCGAGGTCGTGTACCACGCGGGGCGGTGGCTCTGGGCGTTTGATCTGGCCGGCGGCGACGACCTGTTGGCTGGGCGCCTGGTTACGGCGCTGCCGCACGTGCGCTCTATTGGCAAGCGCGGGTCGTTCGTACAGTTCCTGGGATTTCAGCGAGCTGACGATCTGGGTGAAGGGTTCACGGCGCCGATCGTGACGGGCGACGATTTCAGGATCGGTGCGGCCTGGCACGTTCAGCAGCTCGACGACTTCGGGCCGGAGGCGACGTTCGCTCGCTTGAGCACGTTCAGCGCGGAACGGGCGAGGCGAGACCGAGATCGTACCTTTACGACCACCATCATTCCGCTTGGCCTGGTGCGGTCAGGTCCGGGCTTCAGCGAGTACCGCGACAGGCCGTGAACGGTTCTGAGGCGACTTAGAGGGCGGCGCGTCGTACTTCGGGGTGATGGGGCGGAACTGAAGGAGGGGACTGAACGGAACAAGAGACGCGGAGGCGGGTGATGCGGTGCCTGGTGGTCTACGACATCTCGGATGGTCGCGCGCGGGCGAAGGTGGCGGACTACTGCCAGGACTACGGCCTCAGCCGCATCCAGTATTCCGCGTTTCTCGGCGACATCTCGCGCGCGCACCAGAACGAGCTGCTCCAGAAGATCCGCCGCCGGCTCGCTCGGCTGGAATCGAGAGTCGTCCTGCTCCCACTCTGCGAGACTGACTTCCGCGCTCGGCGGGAGGTGGTGATCTCATGATCCCCACGCCTCCTGCGGGCACCGTTCCCGGCAATGCGTCGGGCGGTGCGAGCGCCGATCGCCTCCTCCTCGACCTGGCGGTGAGCGACGTCCGTCAGCACGTCTACTGCCCGCGTATCCCGTACTTTCGGCTGGGGGCACGTCTGCCGCACCGTTACGTGACCGGCGCGATGCAGGAGGGCATCCTGGAGCACCAGCGGACCGAAGCGCTCGAACAGCGACGGGGTCTGCGCGCATACGGGCTGTCAGACGGGGAGCGTTCCTTCGACGTACGGCTGCGCTCGGAGCGGCTGGCGTTGGGCGGCCGGCTCGACATGCTGATCAGCCGTTCATCTGAGGCGATCCCGGTTGAGTTCAAGAACACTCGAGCGGCGTTGGGGCTTCATCACAAATACCAGCTGGCGGCGTACGCGCTGCTCGCCGAGGAGCAGTTGGCGCGGCCGGCGCGACGAGCGTTCGTCTACTTCATCCCGTTGAAGCACGCGCAGGTGGTCGAGATCACCTCGGCCGTGCGCGCATACACGAAGCGGGTGTTGAACGCGATCCGTGCCAGTGTGGCCGGCGAGCAGATGCCAGACGGT
Encoded here:
- the cas2 gene encoding CRISPR-associated endonuclease Cas2; the encoded protein is MRCLVVYDISDGRARAKVADYCQDYGLSRIQYSAFLGDISRAHQNELLQKIRRRLARLESRVVLLPLCETDFRARREVVIS
- the cas4 gene encoding CRISPR-associated protein Cas4; the protein is MIPTPPAGTVPGNASGGASADRLLLDLAVSDVRQHVYCPRIPYFRLGARLPHRYVTGAMQEGILEHQRTEALEQRRGLRAYGLSDGERSFDVRLRSERLALGGRLDMLISRSSEAIPVEFKNTRAALGLHHKYQLAAYALLAEEQLARPARRAFVYFIPLKHAQVVEITSAVRAYTKRVLNAIRASVAGEQMPDGTRILERCRVCEFLPYCNDRW